From Streptomyces sp. NBC_00683, one genomic window encodes:
- a CDS encoding glycoside hydrolase family 2 TIM barrel-domain containing protein, which yields MILGETNTSAGAPLSDPMSYLSSFAPGAGRLPPRASANTDANVMSLDGLWAFRLTPSVHELGDSFSAARFDDSEWDEIPVPSCWQIAGLRDSDGTLLPQSQARFGLPAYTNVVFPFPVDPPHVPDENPTGEYRTSFVVGTRPGAAARHLIRFEGVDSAFAVWLNGHALGWGTGSRLPTEFDVTEALFEGVNTLAVRVHQWSPASYLEDQDMWWVSGIFRSVHLIERPENAIGDHFVHADFDPGSREGILTIETDVPATVSIPELGISLHRAHEPLRLAGVEPWTAETPRLYDATLTSAGETLTLRLGFRRVRIEDGRITVNGRPIRFRGVNRHEWHPDTGRTLDEATMRHDIELMKTHNINAVRTSHYPPDSRFLSLCDAYGLWVIDECDLETHGFHLVGWQNNPSDDPRWLDALLDRIQRTVSRDKNHPSVIGWSLGNEAGDGDNLRAMAEWARKADPDRFIHYEGDLNSAYVDVYSRMYADIDDMALIGAGAEKRTPRVEDDAHRRGLPMILCEYAHAQGNGPGGLSEYEELFDRHRRLHGGFVWEWIDHGITQTASSGPHAGERFYAYGGDFGEVLHDGSSIIDGLVLPDRTPSPGLAEFKAVIAPIRLSLRRGTDGRVTVTVENRHDFLSTGSFVFRWTRAVDGGPATGGVLDVEPVQAGGSANIGLPFDASASADPSQTLVLTVTVHTGHATAVVPADWEVSFGQLVEAAHPEPAPTTPVAPRTIRGGWTLGNARFDSRGDLVELAGLPVSGPRLDVWRAPTENDTAGPARSWRALGLDRVHHRHVGVQEHENALVVTSMTMAAGADAGFSTQITWTATTTGGVHLHAEVAPTGQFGLALDRVPYSEAEFVTLPRIGLRLGLPAGAAVLEWFGLGPGESYPDSSKAARFGLHSASVSDLQTPYVVPQENGLRSDVRRARLAWSDGRSIDIASPDGIGLTVRPWPSEALTSARHPTDLVESDRTWLNLDAAQNGLGSATCGPDTFTPYRLHPRNRTFSVDLG from the coding sequence CTCGCTTCGGCCTGCCCGCCTATACGAACGTGGTCTTCCCGTTCCCGGTCGACCCTCCCCATGTCCCGGACGAGAACCCGACCGGTGAATACCGGACGTCATTCGTCGTCGGTACGAGGCCCGGCGCCGCCGCTCGCCACCTCATCCGGTTCGAGGGCGTCGACTCGGCCTTCGCCGTTTGGCTCAACGGCCATGCCCTGGGCTGGGGCACCGGCAGTCGGCTGCCCACCGAGTTCGATGTGACCGAGGCGCTGTTCGAGGGTGTCAACACACTCGCCGTACGCGTGCATCAGTGGTCGCCGGCGAGCTACCTCGAGGACCAGGACATGTGGTGGGTGTCCGGCATCTTCCGGTCGGTCCACCTCATCGAACGCCCCGAGAACGCGATCGGCGACCACTTCGTCCATGCCGACTTCGACCCCGGGTCGCGCGAAGGCATCCTGACCATCGAGACGGATGTCCCCGCCACGGTGTCGATCCCGGAGCTGGGGATATCCCTCCACCGGGCACACGAGCCGCTCCGTCTGGCCGGTGTCGAACCCTGGACCGCCGAGACCCCCCGCCTGTACGACGCCACACTGACCAGTGCGGGTGAGACGCTCACACTCCGGCTGGGATTCCGGCGCGTGCGCATCGAGGACGGCCGGATCACGGTGAATGGCCGGCCCATCCGTTTCCGCGGGGTCAATCGGCACGAGTGGCATCCCGACACGGGACGGACCCTCGACGAGGCCACCATGCGGCACGATATCGAGCTGATGAAGACGCACAACATCAATGCCGTGCGCACGAGTCACTACCCGCCCGACAGCCGATTCCTTTCGCTGTGCGACGCGTACGGACTGTGGGTCATCGATGAGTGCGACCTGGAGACACACGGGTTCCACCTCGTCGGATGGCAGAACAACCCCAGCGACGACCCACGATGGCTGGACGCCCTTCTCGACCGGATTCAGCGGACCGTCTCCCGCGACAAGAACCACCCGAGTGTCATCGGCTGGTCGCTCGGGAACGAGGCCGGCGACGGGGACAACCTCCGGGCGATGGCCGAATGGGCACGGAAGGCGGACCCGGACCGGTTCATCCACTACGAGGGCGACCTCAACAGCGCCTACGTCGACGTCTACAGCCGTATGTACGCGGACATCGACGACATGGCACTCATCGGAGCAGGCGCGGAGAAGCGCACCCCGCGAGTGGAGGACGACGCACACCGCCGGGGGCTGCCGATGATCCTCTGCGAGTACGCGCACGCACAGGGAAACGGGCCCGGAGGCCTGTCGGAGTACGAGGAGCTGTTCGACCGCCACCGTCGCCTGCACGGTGGGTTCGTCTGGGAGTGGATCGACCACGGCATCACCCAGACGGCATCGTCCGGACCCCACGCGGGCGAGAGGTTCTACGCGTACGGCGGGGACTTCGGCGAAGTACTGCACGACGGCAGCAGCATCATCGACGGCCTCGTCCTCCCCGATCGCACCCCCTCCCCCGGCCTGGCGGAGTTCAAGGCGGTCATCGCACCGATCCGGCTGAGCCTGCGTCGTGGGACCGACGGTCGCGTCACGGTGACGGTCGAGAACCGGCACGACTTCCTGAGTACAGGCTCTTTCGTGTTCCGCTGGACGCGTGCCGTCGACGGCGGCCCGGCAACCGGGGGTGTACTGGATGTGGAGCCGGTGCAGGCCGGTGGGTCCGCGAACATCGGCCTCCCCTTCGACGCGTCAGCCTCCGCAGATCCCTCGCAGACTCTCGTCCTGACGGTGACCGTGCACACAGGCCATGCGACGGCCGTCGTTCCCGCGGACTGGGAGGTCTCCTTCGGCCAGCTCGTCGAGGCGGCACACCCCGAACCGGCGCCCACAACCCCCGTCGCTCCCCGTACGATCCGGGGCGGATGGACGCTGGGCAACGCACGCTTCGACTCCCGCGGAGACCTCGTCGAACTCGCGGGTCTGCCGGTCAGCGGCCCCCGCCTCGATGTCTGGCGCGCCCCCACGGAGAACGACACCGCGGGTCCCGCACGCTCCTGGCGAGCGCTCGGCCTCGACCGGGTGCACCATCGGCACGTCGGTGTCCAAGAGCACGAGAACGCACTCGTGGTGACGTCGATGACGATGGCCGCAGGCGCGGACGCAGGGTTCTCCACACAGATCACGTGGACGGCGACGACCACCGGCGGTGTGCACCTCCACGCCGAGGTCGCGCCGACCGGCCAGTTCGGTCTTGCTCTGGACCGAGTTCCTTACAGCGAAGCCGAATTCGTCACCCTTCCCCGCATCGGACTCCGCTTGGGGCTTCCGGCCGGGGCGGCAGTGCTGGAATGGTTCGGCCTCGGCCCGGGCGAGTCCTACCCCGACTCGTCGAAGGCCGCTCGTTTCGGCCTGCACAGCGCGTCGGTCTCCGACCTTCAGACCCCCTATGTCGTCCCGCAGGAGAACGGTCTGCGCAGTGACGTACGCCGGGCCCGCCTGGCCTGGAGCGACGGCCGGTCGATCGACATCGCCTCGCCCGACGGAATCGGCCTCACCGTACGCCCCTGGCCGAGCGAGGCACTGACGTCTGCGAGGCACCCCACCGACCTCGTCGAGAGCGACCGGACCTGGCTCAACCTGGACGCCGCGCAGAACGGGCTCGGTAGTGCGACCTGCGGCCCCGACACCTTCACGCCCTACCGGCTGCACCCCCGGAACCGGACGTTCTCGGTCGACCTGGGCTGA